One Clostridium estertheticum DNA segment encodes these proteins:
- the purH gene encoding bifunctional phosphoribosylaminoimidazolecarboxamide formyltransferase/IMP cyclohydrolase produces MIKTALISVFDKENILELATSLQNNGVEIISTGGTFKYLKDNGIKVVEISDITGFEEILDGRVKTLHPTIHSGILAIRDNVDHMATIKAKGIKPIDMVVVNLYPFFDKVTENISFEEKVEFIDIGGPTMLRAAAKNFKDVIVLSDVLDYENIINKMDAKEEVDFATRKYLAGKVFNLVSAYDAAISNFLLGEETYSEYLSVSYKKQMDLRYGENPHQSAAYYVSTTENGAMKDFKQLNGKELSYNNIKDMDIAWKVVCDFEETACCGLKHNTPCGVAIGSSVLETYKKAYDCDPMSIFGGIVAFNKKVDSETAEELAAIFLEVVIAPAFDEAALKILKGKKNLRVILCSNGATDKMQMVKVDGGILVQSSDDKLIHDIKVVTENKPSEEEMKDLIFAMKVVKYVKSNAIVVVKDGVTKGIGAGQVNRIWAAEQALERAGNGNVMASDAFFPFGDVVELAAKYNITSIIQPGGSIKDAESIDMCDKNGISMVFTGTRHFKH; encoded by the coding sequence ATGATTAAAACAGCACTTATAAGTGTTTTTGATAAAGAAAATATTTTAGAACTTGCAACATCACTTCAAAACAATGGGGTAGAGATTATATCCACAGGTGGAACTTTTAAATATTTAAAAGACAATGGTATAAAAGTAGTAGAAATTTCAGATATCACAGGCTTTGAAGAGATTTTAGACGGAAGAGTTAAAACTTTGCACCCAACAATACATAGTGGAATTTTAGCTATAAGAGATAATGTGGATCATATGGCAACTATCAAGGCTAAAGGAATAAAACCTATTGATATGGTAGTAGTTAATCTTTATCCTTTCTTTGATAAAGTAACAGAAAATATAAGTTTTGAGGAAAAAGTTGAATTTATTGATATCGGTGGACCAACAATGCTCAGAGCCGCTGCTAAAAACTTTAAGGATGTTATAGTACTTAGTGACGTATTAGATTATGAAAATATTATAAATAAAATGGATGCCAAAGAAGAAGTAGATTTTGCAACTAGAAAATATTTAGCAGGTAAAGTATTTAATTTAGTATCAGCTTACGATGCGGCTATAAGCAATTTCTTACTTGGAGAAGAAACATACTCTGAATATCTTTCTGTTTCTTATAAAAAACAAATGGATTTAAGGTATGGTGAAAATCCACATCAAAGCGCAGCTTATTATGTTAGCACCACAGAAAATGGAGCTATGAAGGATTTTAAGCAGTTAAATGGCAAGGAATTGTCTTATAATAACATAAAAGACATGGACATTGCATGGAAGGTAGTATGTGATTTTGAGGAAACTGCTTGTTGCGGCCTAAAGCACAACACACCTTGTGGAGTTGCCATAGGAAGTAGCGTACTTGAAACATATAAAAAGGCCTACGATTGTGATCCCATGTCTATATTTGGTGGCATTGTTGCTTTTAATAAAAAGGTAGACAGTGAAACTGCGGAGGAACTTGCAGCGATATTTTTAGAGGTGGTTATTGCGCCAGCATTTGATGAGGCAGCTCTAAAGATATTAAAAGGTAAGAAGAATTTAAGGGTTATATTATGTTCAAATGGTGCAACTGACAAAATGCAGATGGTTAAAGTTGATGGTGGCATACTTGTACAAAGTTCAGATGATAAATTAATTCATGATATTAAAGTAGTTACAGAAAACAAGCCATCAGAGGAAGAAATGAAAGATTTGATATTTGCAATGAAAGTAGTTAAATATGTTAAATCCAATGCTATTGTAGTAGTTAAAGATGGAGTAACTAAAGGAATTGGAGCAGGACAGGTAAATAGAATATGGGCAGCAGAGCAAGCCTTAGAAAGAGCAGGGAATGGGAATGTAATGGCATCAGATGCATTCTTCCCTTTTGGAGACGTGGTAGAGCTGGCTGCAAAATATAACATAACATCAATTATTCAACCGGGTGGTTCTATTAAAGATGCAGAGTCCATAGATATGTGCGATAAAAATGGAATTTCAATGGTATTTACGGGTACTCGCCATTTTAAACATTAA
- the purC gene encoding phosphoribosylaminoimidazolesuccinocarboxamide synthase: MGDSVLIYEGKAKIMYSTDNKDEIRVYYKDDATAFNGIKKAQIENKGILNNSITTELFELLEKKGVKTHFIKKLSDREQLCKKVEIIPLEVIVRNVAAGSMAKRYGIEEGTKLQTTVFELSYKNDELGDPLINDYHAVAMGLATFEELLEIYHLASEINDILKDLFLKKDINLIDFKVEFGRFHGEIILADEISPDTCRFWDVKTGEKLDKDRFRRDLGNVTEAYVEILSRISDK, from the coding sequence ATGGGAGATTCAGTATTGATATATGAGGGAAAAGCTAAAATAATGTACAGCACAGATAATAAAGACGAGATTAGAGTATATTATAAAGATGATGCAACAGCTTTTAATGGGATTAAAAAGGCTCAAATCGAGAATAAGGGAATTTTAAACAATAGCATAACTACTGAACTATTTGAATTATTAGAAAAAAAAGGTGTAAAAACTCATTTTATTAAAAAGTTAAGTGATAGAGAGCAACTTTGTAAAAAGGTTGAAATAATACCTCTTGAAGTAATTGTAAGAAATGTAGCAGCTGGTAGCATGGCAAAAAGATATGGAATAGAAGAAGGCACAAAGCTACAAACAACAGTGTTTGAATTAAGTTATAAAAATGATGAATTAGGTGATCCACTTATAAATGATTATCATGCAGTAGCTATGGGACTTGCAACTTTTGAAGAATTACTAGAGATATACCATTTAGCTTCAGAAATAAATGATATTTTAAAGGACCTTTTCCTTAAAAAAGATATTAATTTAATAGATTTTAAAGTAGAGTTTGGAAGATTTCATGGAGAAATAATTTTGGCAGATGAGATATCACCAGATACTTGCAGATTTTGGGATGTTAAAACTGGAGAAAAATTAGATAAAGATAGATTTAGAAGAGATTTAGGTAATGTTACAGAGGCCTACGTGGAAATATTAAGTAGAATTAGTGACAAATAA
- the purN gene encoding phosphoribosylglycinamide formyltransferase, translating into MLKIAVLISGSGSNLQAIIDNIESGYLNCCIEAVITDKSDVYGIERAKAKNIKTYVVDKKQYGGKLSDEILKILDGRVDLIVLAGFLSILQGDLLEIFKNKIINIHPALIPCFCGPGMYGIKVHEKALEYGVKVSGCTVHFVDSGTDSGPIIIQKVVKVYGEDTAIQLQKRVLQQEHIALSEAIKCISEKTIKIVGRKVLGI; encoded by the coding sequence TTGCTTAAAATAGCCGTATTAATATCAGGCAGCGGAAGCAATCTTCAAGCTATAATTGATAATATAGAAAGTGGATATTTAAACTGCTGCATAGAAGCGGTGATTACTGATAAGAGTGATGTATATGGCATAGAAAGAGCAAAAGCGAAAAATATAAAAACCTATGTAGTGGATAAAAAACAATATGGTGGAAAGCTTTCAGATGAAATATTAAAAATTTTAGACGGTAGAGTAGATTTAATAGTTCTTGCTGGATTCCTGTCGATACTTCAAGGGGATCTTCTTGAGATATTTAAAAATAAAATAATTAATATTCATCCAGCCCTTATACCATGTTTTTGTGGACCGGGAATGTATGGGATAAAGGTTCATGAAAAAGCCCTGGAGTATGGTGTTAAAGTTTCAGGATGTACAGTTCATTTTGTAGATTCTGGTACAGATTCAGGACCAATTATAATTCAAAAGGTCGTAAAGGTTTATGGTGAAGATACGGCTATTCAATTGCAAAAAAGGGTTTTACAGCAAGAGCATATTGCACTGTCCGAAGCTATTAAATGTATAAGCGAGAAAACCATAAAAATTGTAGGAAGAAAAGTACTAGGTATTTGA
- the purF gene encoding amidophosphoribosyltransferase, protein MSDSENEIKENDFKEDKFKEECGVFGIFSADKDLDVASLTYYGLYALQHRGEESAGIVYSDGTTLICEKAMGLVCDVFNEKQISEMKGHAAIGHVRYSTTGGSEVKNAQPLLSKFKLGDIAIAHNGNLVNADVIRELLEDCGYMFQTSIDSEVILNLIARGAKKGVEKAVVDAIQAIKGSYAIVMLTKEKLIGVRDQNGIRPLCIGTIGNSYVIASESCALDAVGADFLRDVKPGEIVIIDENGLTSINFAEKTKNATCSFEYIYFARPDSTIDGINVYTSRVLAGEQLFKESPVDADMVVGVPDSGMAAAIGYSKISGIPFGMGLIKNRYVGRTFISPTQEIRERAVSVKLNALKINVEGKRVILIDDSIVRGTTSKRLVEILKKAGAKEVHFRVCSPVVKYPCYFGIDTPYRKDLIGANVSVEEIRQEIGADSLGYLSIEGLLESLGNTEFCLGCFKGRYPVSAPFESDKERLER, encoded by the coding sequence ATTTCAGATAGTGAAAATGAGATTAAAGAAAATGATTTTAAAGAAGATAAGTTTAAAGAAGAATGCGGTGTGTTTGGTATTTTTTCAGCGGATAAGGACTTAGATGTAGCATCTTTAACTTACTATGGACTTTATGCCTTGCAGCATAGGGGAGAAGAAAGTGCTGGAATAGTATATTCAGATGGAACTACACTTATTTGTGAAAAGGCTATGGGCCTTGTATGTGATGTTTTTAATGAAAAACAAATTAGTGAAATGAAGGGGCACGCGGCCATTGGACACGTTAGGTATTCCACTACAGGTGGCAGTGAAGTAAAAAATGCGCAGCCACTTTTAAGTAAATTTAAACTAGGAGACATAGCTATTGCTCATAATGGGAATTTAGTAAATGCAGATGTCATAAGAGAGCTTTTAGAAGATTGTGGATATATGTTTCAAACCTCAATAGATTCAGAAGTTATATTAAACTTAATTGCTAGAGGTGCGAAAAAAGGTGTTGAAAAGGCCGTAGTTGATGCTATACAGGCGATTAAGGGTTCCTATGCAATAGTTATGCTTACAAAGGAAAAGTTAATAGGCGTTAGAGATCAAAACGGTATAAGACCTCTTTGTATAGGGACAATAGGCAATAGTTATGTAATTGCATCGGAAAGTTGTGCGCTAGATGCAGTAGGTGCAGACTTTTTAAGAGACGTAAAGCCTGGTGAGATAGTTATAATAGATGAAAATGGACTTACTTCCATTAATTTTGCAGAAAAAACTAAAAATGCAACTTGCTCCTTTGAATATATATATTTCGCAAGACCAGACAGTACTATTGATGGAATTAATGTGTACACTTCAAGAGTGCTGGCAGGGGAGCAGTTATTTAAAGAATCACCTGTAGATGCAGATATGGTTGTAGGGGTTCCGGATTCAGGAATGGCGGCTGCAATAGGATATTCTAAAATTTCTGGAATACCTTTTGGAATGGGTCTTATAAAAAATAGATATGTGGGTAGAACCTTTATAAGTCCCACTCAAGAAATTCGGGAAAGGGCAGTATCCGTAAAACTAAATGCACTAAAAATAAATGTAGAAGGTAAAAGAGTTATTCTCATAGATGATTCAATAGTTCGCGGAACCACCAGCAAAAGATTAGTTGAGATATTAAAAAAAGCTGGAGCAAAAGAAGTTCATTTTAGAGTTTGTTCACCAGTAGTAAAATATCCTTGTTATTTTGGAATAGATACGCCCTATAGAAAAGATTTAATTGGAGCTAATGTCTCCGTTGAGGAAATTAGACAAGAGATAGGTGCAGATAGTTTGGGATATTTAAGCATAGAGGGATTATTGGAATCCTTGGGTAATACTGAATTTTGCTTAGGTTGTTTTAAGGGCAGATACCCAGTATCAGCTCCCTTTGAAAGTGATAAAGAAAGATTAGAAAGGTAG
- the purE gene encoding 5-(carboxyamino)imidazole ribonucleotide mutase gives MQVGIVFGSKSDKEVMKNAAIVLQEFNVEYEVHILSAHRVPERLVQVIKEMENRGVECIIAGAGLAAHLPGVIASQTVMPVIGVPIKAAMGGIDSLLSIVQMPKAIPVATVGINNSYNAGMLAVQILSLKDSELKNKLIKYRKEMKEKFIAENEEKFEF, from the coding sequence ATGCAGGTAGGAATTGTTTTTGGAAGCAAATCAGATAAAGAGGTAATGAAAAATGCAGCAATAGTACTTCAAGAATTTAATGTGGAGTACGAAGTACATATTTTATCAGCTCACAGAGTACCAGAGAGATTAGTACAAGTAATAAAGGAAATGGAGAATAGAGGGGTAGAATGCATTATAGCAGGCGCAGGGCTTGCTGCACATCTTCCAGGAGTAATTGCATCTCAAACAGTAATGCCAGTGATTGGAGTGCCAATTAAGGCCGCTATGGGGGGGATAGACTCACTACTTTCAATAGTACAAATGCCAAAAGCTATTCCTGTTGCTACGGTGGGCATTAATAACAGCTATAATGCTGGAATGCTTGCAGTTCAAATTTTATCTCTTAAAGACTCAGAACTTAAAAATAAATTAATAAAATATAGAAAAGAAATGAAAGAAAAATTTATAGCAGAGAATGAAGAAAAGTTTGAATTTTAA
- the purM gene encoding phosphoribosylformylglycinamidine cyclo-ligase: MITYKDAGVNIEEGYKSVKLIKEFAASTFTKGVLNHLGSFAGMFEIGEGYKNPILVSGTDGVGTKLDIAFRMKKYGTVGIDCVAMCVNDVLCHGAKPLFFLDYIACGKLEAETAAELVKGVSEGCIQAGCALIGGETAEMPGFYRDGEYDMAGFTVGIVDKHKIIDGSAIKDGYSLIGIESSGLHSNGYSLVRKLIPDLDIEFNGDKIGNTLLTPTKIYVKTVLKLIEKFDIKGMAHITGGGFYENIPRMFSDKFTAVVDKNSFNTPDIFKHIISLGVTEEHMFNTYNMGIGYVLCVEDSDTLKVIKTIEDLGDRAYKIGHVEAGGGGVCLK, encoded by the coding sequence ATGATAACTTATAAAGATGCAGGTGTTAATATTGAAGAAGGATACAAGTCAGTAAAATTAATAAAAGAATTTGCGGCAAGTACATTTACAAAAGGTGTTTTAAATCATTTAGGAAGTTTTGCTGGTATGTTTGAAATAGGTGAGGGTTATAAAAATCCTATTTTAGTCTCAGGTACTGATGGCGTTGGTACTAAGCTTGATATTGCATTTAGAATGAAAAAATATGGAACTGTAGGAATTGATTGTGTTGCTATGTGTGTAAATGATGTCCTTTGCCATGGTGCAAAGCCACTTTTCTTTTTAGATTATATAGCTTGTGGAAAACTCGAGGCTGAAACAGCTGCAGAGCTTGTAAAAGGTGTATCAGAGGGATGTATTCAAGCTGGATGTGCCCTTATTGGTGGGGAAACTGCTGAAATGCCAGGATTCTATAGAGACGGTGAATATGATATGGCAGGGTTTACAGTAGGTATAGTAGATAAACACAAGATCATTGATGGTTCTGCTATAAAAGATGGTTATTCACTTATAGGAATTGAGTCTTCAGGGCTACATAGTAATGGATATTCCTTGGTTAGAAAATTAATACCAGATTTAGATATTGAATTTAACGGAGATAAGATTGGTAATACACTTTTAACGCCAACAAAAATATATGTGAAAACTGTACTAAAACTTATAGAAAAATTTGATATAAAGGGTATGGCACATATAACCGGTGGTGGTTTTTATGAAAACATACCAAGAATGTTTAGTGACAAATTTACGGCAGTAGTTGATAAAAACAGTTTTAACACTCCAGATATCTTTAAACATATTATTTCCCTTGGGGTAACTGAGGAACATATGTTTAATACATATAATATGGGGATAGGCTATGTATTATGTGTTGAAGATAGTGATACACTAAAGGTTATAAAAACCATTGAGGATTTAGGAGATAGAGCATATAAAATTGGCCACGTTGAAGCTGGAGGTGGCGGAGTTTGCTTAAAATAG